The Nakamurella deserti genome contains a region encoding:
- a CDS encoding ATP-grasp domain-containing protein: MGEPRTLVLYARDEHSRTGLRAAATRRGLTVVEPGPTPAEVAAAAAPGSAFRAPGGLLAQALDRGVPLRLSGPTPEWFAGLGPAVTGRAWHRVGPAGARGMLTTGPVFVKLADAKSRLVPARRYPGVAEFDAVMAAAGNLPVELLATRDWLDIDSEYPVFTRGREVLTASAYRVQDEPWGPLLHTHRASFHVEAAAHVADLLGGLSGDAVPPAAVLDVARLADGRLVVLEANQAWGSGLYGCDPDAVLGAVLAANDPGVAERWRWRPDPAAVPPL; this comes from the coding sequence ATGGGCGAGCCTCGAACACTGGTGCTGTACGCGCGGGACGAACACAGCCGGACCGGGCTGCGGGCGGCCGCGACCCGCCGCGGGCTGACCGTCGTCGAACCGGGCCCGACCCCTGCGGAGGTGGCGGCGGCGGCGGCGCCCGGATCGGCGTTCCGGGCGCCGGGTGGACTGCTCGCGCAGGCGCTGGACCGCGGCGTCCCGCTGCGGCTGTCCGGACCGACGCCGGAGTGGTTCGCCGGTCTAGGGCCGGCCGTCACCGGCCGCGCCTGGCACCGCGTCGGGCCCGCCGGCGCCCGGGGGATGCTCACCACCGGCCCGGTCTTCGTCAAACTGGCCGACGCCAAGAGCCGGCTGGTGCCGGCTCGTCGGTATCCCGGTGTCGCGGAGTTCGACGCCGTGATGGCCGCGGCCGGGAACCTGCCGGTCGAGCTGCTGGCCACCCGCGACTGGCTGGACATCGACTCCGAGTACCCCGTGTTCACCCGGGGCCGCGAGGTGCTCACGGCCTCGGCGTACCGGGTGCAGGACGAGCCCTGGGGACCGCTGCTGCACACCCACCGGGCCTCGTTCCACGTCGAGGCGGCTGCGCACGTCGCCGACCTGCTGGGGGGCCTGAGCGGCGACGCGGTCCCGCCGGCGGCGGTGCTGGACGTCGCCCGGCTCGCCGACGGCCGCCTCGTGGTGCTCGAGGCCAACCAGGCGTGGGGGTCGGGCCTGTACGGCTGCGATCCCGACGCCGTGCTCGGCGCGGTGCTGGCGGCCAACGATCCCGGCGTGGCCGAGCGCTGGCGGTGGCGGCCCGACCCGGCGGCGGTGCCGCCGCTCTGA
- a CDS encoding GTP-binding protein, with the protein MPVPVVVVSTVDPILREMTAASALTELPRTAVLRIDLHPDEGELRRVISDSAGIVEDETVLMDHACMGCAVRDGAMPTLARMVGHRRWDRIVLLSPATAEATPASRPLAAPDIARRLGVRLAGVLAVVDVDTVTDDIMGDDLLSDRSLGAGADDRRSVGEALGAQIAHADLLLTVGEDPAGLTLVDHLRGRGSSRSSLYETVGVELFRMRHRAALAEARLDPRRVQPPQVADAHGVWSLDLVSDRPLHPGRFLDRIADLGSGRLRSRGRFVLPTRRDTVCVWDGAGGQVSIGHGGGWDSVPPSTRMVFTGVDDDRRRVQETFADLVLTDAEWVAGPARWRGADDGLGDWLGGDDRVG; encoded by the coding sequence GTGCCCGTGCCCGTCGTCGTCGTGTCCACCGTCGACCCGATCCTGCGTGAGATGACCGCCGCCTCGGCCCTCACCGAGCTGCCCCGCACCGCGGTGCTGCGCATCGACCTGCACCCCGACGAGGGGGAGCTCCGCCGCGTGATCAGCGACAGCGCCGGGATCGTCGAGGACGAGACCGTCCTGATGGACCACGCCTGCATGGGCTGCGCGGTGCGTGACGGCGCGATGCCGACGCTGGCCCGGATGGTCGGCCACCGGCGGTGGGACCGGATCGTGCTGCTGTCACCCGCCACCGCCGAGGCCACCCCGGCCAGCCGTCCGCTCGCCGCTCCGGACATCGCGCGTCGGCTCGGTGTCCGGTTGGCCGGCGTCCTCGCCGTGGTCGACGTCGACACCGTCACCGACGACATCATGGGCGACGACCTGTTGTCCGACCGTTCGCTGGGTGCCGGCGCCGACGACCGGCGCAGCGTCGGGGAGGCCCTGGGGGCGCAGATCGCGCACGCCGACCTGCTGCTCACCGTCGGCGAGGACCCGGCCGGGCTCACCCTGGTCGACCATCTCCGCGGCCGCGGCAGCAGCCGTTCGTCGCTGTACGAGACGGTCGGCGTCGAGTTGTTCCGGATGCGCCACCGCGCCGCGCTCGCCGAGGCCCGGCTGGACCCGAGGCGCGTGCAGCCGCCGCAGGTCGCCGACGCCCACGGCGTGTGGAGTCTGGACCTGGTGTCGGACCGTCCGCTGCATCCGGGCCGCTTCCTCGACCGGATCGCCGACCTCGGATCGGGCCGGCTGCGCTCCCGTGGGCGGTTCGTGCTCCCGACCCGCCGCGACACCGTGTGCGTCTGGGACGGTGCCGGCGGTCAGGTGAGCATCGGTCACGGCGGCGGCTGGGACAGCGTCCCGCCGAGCACCCGGATGGTGTTCACCGGCGTCGACGACGACCGGCGCCGTGTCCAGGAGACCTTCGCCGACCTGGTGCTCACCGACGCCGAATGGGTCGCCGGCCCCGCCCGGTGGCGCGGCGCCGACGACGGGCTGGGCGACTGGCTGGGCGGGGACGACCGGGTCGGCTGA
- the rpsN gene encoding 30S ribosomal protein S14 yields the protein MDGNSRIVRNDRRRLMVAADPDRRSTLQVLIAAPGTAPATSAAARVAQQRFSPDASPARLRNRDASDGRPRGHLHRLALSRITFRGTAHRGELPGVRKCSW from the coding sequence ATGGACGGGAACTCCAGGATCGTCCGCAACGACCGGCGCCGGCTGATGGTTGCCGCGGACCCCGACCGCCGGAGCACCCTCCAGGTCCTGATCGCCGCACCGGGTACGGCCCCGGCAACCAGTGCCGCGGCCCGGGTTGCGCAGCAACGGTTCTCGCCGGACGCGAGCCCGGCCCGGCTGCGGAACCGCGACGCCTCCGACGGCCGCCCCCGCGGCCATCTCCACCGGTTGGCTCTGTCGCGTATCACTTTCCGGGGCACGGCCCACCGCGGTGAGCTCCCCGGCGTCCGGAAGTGCAGCTGGTGA
- a CDS encoding large ribosomal subunit protein bL28, with amino-acid sequence MSDRCQLTGAGPGDGHSVSHSHVGTSRRGEPDVQRHRHVVPGLGRTAGVAAECPCVKRVDRNGIEAAGARIRACGERI; translated from the coding sequence ATGTCCGACCGCTGCCAGCTGACCGGCGCCGGACCCGGCGACGGCCACTCCGTGTCGCACAGCCACGTCGGCACCTCCCGCCGCGGGGAGCCCGACGTCCAGCGCCACCGCCATGTCGTTCCCGGTCTCGGTCGCACCGCCGGGGTTGCGGCTGAGTGCCCGTGCGTGAAGCGCGTGGACCGCAACGGGATCGAGGCCGCCGGCGCCCGCATCCGGGCCTGCGGTGAGCGGATCTGA
- a CDS encoding ribosomal protein bL36, giving the protein MKVRASLRALEKKDGSLVARRHGKVHVVDRRNPEWKARQG; this is encoded by the coding sequence ATGAAGGTCCGGGCATCACTGCGCGCACTGGAGAAGAAGGACGGCTCACTCGTGGCCCGCCGCCACGGGAAGGTCCACGTGGTCGACCGGCGGAACCCGGAGTGGAAAGCCCGTCAGGGCTGA
- a CDS encoding type B 50S ribosomal protein L31: MRSGIHPDYHPVVFRDASTGDAFLTRSTVTSDATVTWSDGRTYPLVVVDVTSASHPFWTGQARVLDTEGQIEKFRRRYGTRSR; encoded by the coding sequence ATGAGAAGCGGTATCCACCCCGACTACCACCCGGTGGTGTTCCGGGACGCGAGCACCGGCGACGCGTTCCTGACGCGCTCGACCGTGACCAGCGACGCCACCGTCACGTGGTCGGACGGGCGCACCTATCCGCTGGTCGTCGTGGACGTCACCAGCGCGTCCCACCCGTTCTGGACGGGACAGGCTCGCGTTCTGGACACCGAAGGGCAGATCGAGAAGTTCCGCCGCCGGTACGGCACCCGGAGCCGGTGA
- the rpmG gene encoding 50S ribosomal protein L33 yields the protein MDSTDTRPFVKRRSTAGTGHRCVTRTNRRDDPERLTLLRYERCVRRRVELREER from the coding sequence ATGGACAGCACCGACACCCGGCCGTTCGTGAAACGGCGCTCGACCGCCGGCACCGGCCACCGCTGCGTGACCCGCACGAACCGCCGCGACGATCCCGAGCGGCTGACTCTGCTCCGGTACGAACGCTGCGTCCGGCGGCGCGTCGAGTTGCGCGAGGAGCGGTGA
- a CDS encoding GAF and ANTAR domain-containing protein, giving the protein MIDDRAARSTDRGMTSGGRQPDHNLARQLSDMARSLQQAPGLDRTLDAIVHAAVVNIPGATYAGISRIDRRRRITTPAATDPTVRRIDEVQYRTGEGPCLDAIREQLTVRVDDLRVDPRWPAFAGAAADLGILSMLAVQLYVHADDLGALNLYSADAAAFDDRDEQIGLLLASHASIAMIGAEENQQLRAAMTHRDVIGRAEGILMERHKITAQQAFGLLVHASQDRNRKLHDIAEEFVTTGVDPAE; this is encoded by the coding sequence ATGATCGACGACCGGGCAGCCCGTTCCACCGATCGTGGCATGACCAGCGGCGGGCGCCAGCCCGACCACAACCTGGCCCGGCAGCTGAGCGACATGGCGAGGTCGCTGCAGCAGGCGCCCGGCCTGGACCGGACGCTCGACGCGATCGTGCACGCCGCCGTGGTCAACATCCCCGGTGCCACGTACGCCGGGATCAGCCGGATCGACCGGCGTCGCCGGATCACCACCCCCGCGGCCACCGATCCGACGGTCCGGCGGATCGACGAGGTGCAGTACCGCACCGGTGAAGGGCCCTGCCTGGACGCCATCCGGGAGCAGCTGACGGTCCGGGTCGACGACCTGCGCGTCGATCCCCGCTGGCCGGCGTTCGCCGGTGCCGCCGCCGACCTGGGCATCCTGTCGATGCTCGCCGTGCAGCTCTACGTGCACGCCGACGACCTCGGTGCCCTCAACCTGTACTCCGCCGACGCCGCGGCGTTCGACGACCGGGACGAACAGATCGGGCTGCTCCTGGCCAGCCACGCCTCGATCGCGATGATCGGAGCCGAGGAGAACCAGCAACTCCGTGCGGCGATGACCCATCGCGACGTGATCGGGCGGGCCGAGGGGATCCTGATGGAGCGTCACAAGATCACCGCACAGCAGGCGTTCGGCCTGCTGGTGCACGCGTCGCAGGACCGCAACCGAAAACTGCACGACATCGCGGAGGAGTTCGTGACCACCGGCGTCGACCCGGCGGAGTGA
- a CDS encoding GAF and ANTAR domain-containing protein, which translates to MVASPAEDDGDMTVSALTVVSTFVPGARWVTLTERRPGHSRIRTLASSDASGALGDELQLRLSQGPTVQAIRERTPVLVHDLTADTRWPDFSRAAVGQTPIRSVLSFPLHGTHDATCALTLYGAETHAFTGDAVYIASVAAGSVETALAGLAQRLRARNLHQALMSNRRIGVAVGILMAAHRWTEERAFQEMATLSQANNRKVIDLADEVILTGALPDSPPKV; encoded by the coding sequence GTGGTCGCCAGTCCCGCCGAGGACGACGGTGACATGACGGTGTCGGCCCTGACGGTGGTGTCGACGTTCGTGCCCGGGGCACGGTGGGTGACGCTGACCGAACGGCGCCCCGGTCACTCCCGGATCCGCACCCTGGCCAGCAGCGACGCCTCCGGGGCCCTGGGCGACGAGCTGCAGTTGCGGCTGTCGCAGGGACCCACGGTGCAGGCGATCCGCGAGCGCACCCCGGTCCTGGTCCACGACCTCACGGCCGACACCCGCTGGCCCGACTTCAGCCGCGCCGCGGTCGGCCAGACACCGATCCGCTCGGTGCTGAGCTTCCCCCTCCACGGCACCCATGACGCCACCTGTGCGCTCACGCTGTACGGCGCGGAGACGCACGCCTTCACCGGTGACGCGGTGTACATCGCGTCGGTGGCCGCGGGCTCCGTCGAGACGGCACTGGCCGGCCTGGCGCAGCGGCTGCGGGCGCGCAACCTGCACCAGGCCCTGATGAGCAACCGCCGGATCGGCGTGGCGGTGGGCATCCTGATGGCGGCCCACCGGTGGACCGAGGAGCGCGCCTTTCAGGAGATGGCCACCCTCAGTCAGGCCAACAACCGCAAGGTCATCGACCTCGCCGACGAGGTCATCCTCACCGGGGCCCTGCCGGACTCACCGCCGAAGGTCTGA
- a CDS encoding phosphatase PAP2 family protein, whose translation MGVTIAVLLVAGAAGLAALVVSASRGPVDPVDTTAEERALVRRLAGRPRLQRFLRQRLDRRAAGGLAVTAALAVVFATALAVGLVLDMVDGRGGLARFDAAVARWGADHADSGSIGVITAVTHLGDTAVVLPALAAAVLVDLLRHRRPEVMLFGVAVLGGEKILVNGLKAIVGRDRPAVLQLVESVGSSFPSGHAGAAAAVWPAVAMILGRTAPRTVRAVLAAMAVLIAVAVAASRALLGVHWLTDVVAGAALGYGWFLVVTVLFGGRALRLGRPFRGARRRPDAGVRA comes from the coding sequence ATGGGCGTCACGATCGCGGTGTTGCTCGTGGCGGGCGCCGCCGGGCTGGCCGCGCTCGTGGTGTCGGCCTCGCGGGGTCCCGTCGATCCGGTGGACACCACGGCGGAGGAACGGGCCCTGGTGCGTCGGCTGGCCGGCCGTCCACGGCTGCAGCGGTTCCTGCGGCAGCGGCTGGACCGGCGAGCCGCCGGCGGTCTGGCCGTCACCGCAGCGCTCGCCGTGGTCTTCGCGACGGCCCTGGCCGTCGGCCTGGTGCTCGACATGGTCGACGGCCGGGGTGGTCTGGCCCGGTTCGACGCCGCCGTGGCCCGCTGGGGCGCCGACCACGCCGACTCCGGCTCGATCGGCGTGATCACGGCGGTGACCCACCTCGGGGACACCGCCGTCGTGCTGCCGGCGCTGGCGGCGGCGGTGCTGGTGGACCTGCTGCGGCACCGCCGCCCCGAGGTGATGCTCTTCGGGGTGGCCGTGCTGGGGGGCGAGAAGATCCTCGTCAACGGACTCAAGGCGATCGTGGGTCGGGACCGGCCCGCGGTGCTGCAGCTCGTCGAATCGGTCGGCTCGTCGTTCCCGTCCGGCCACGCCGGCGCCGCGGCGGCGGTGTGGCCCGCGGTGGCAATGATCCTCGGCCGCACCGCGCCGCGCACCGTGCGGGCCGTCCTGGCGGCGATGGCGGTGCTGATCGCGGTCGCGGTGGCCGCGAGCCGCGCGCTACTGGGTGTGCACTGGCTGACCGACGTGGTCGCCGGCGCCGCGCTGGGATACGGCTGGTTCCTGGTGGTGACGGTGCTCTTCGGCGGCCGCGCGCTGCGGCTGGGCCGTCCGTTCCGCGGTGCGAGGCGCCGCCCGGACGCCGGGGTCCGAGCCTGA
- a CDS encoding phosphatase PAP2 family protein, which produces MGAVAGAVRRTPEERPARAAVLRAAAATVVAGLVLAAVWVALGLLISRTGDSWPARLDRSASVWMVDHRTPLLDGLTRVGSLLGQTLTKVVVTAVAALVIGIRLRSWLAVTFVVASTAIEGAVFLAVTTIVARPRPDVPRLEAVTVDSSFPSGHTGAAAAYAAIAVVVLAHTRRTWLRVLTVVLAVAVPAAVAASRMYRGAHYLTDVLAGLALGAACVLVVFVIIRRFLGSPTGGHGPRPPVR; this is translated from the coding sequence ATGGGTGCAGTGGCGGGTGCGGTGCGGCGGACGCCGGAGGAACGGCCGGCCCGGGCGGCGGTGCTGAGGGCGGCGGCCGCGACGGTCGTCGCGGGACTGGTCCTGGCCGCCGTCTGGGTGGCGCTGGGGTTGCTGATCTCCCGCACCGGCGACAGCTGGCCGGCCCGGCTCGACCGGTCGGCCTCGGTGTGGATGGTCGACCACCGCACACCGCTGCTGGACGGTCTGACCCGTGTCGGCAGCCTGCTCGGCCAGACCCTGACCAAGGTCGTCGTCACCGCTGTCGCCGCTCTGGTCATCGGGATCCGGCTCCGGTCGTGGCTCGCGGTCACCTTCGTGGTGGCCTCGACCGCGATCGAGGGGGCGGTCTTCCTGGCCGTCACCACGATCGTCGCCCGTCCCCGCCCGGACGTCCCGCGGCTCGAGGCGGTCACCGTCGACAGCAGCTTCCCATCCGGCCACACGGGTGCGGCCGCCGCCTACGCGGCCATCGCCGTCGTCGTCCTGGCCCACACCCGGCGGACCTGGCTGCGAGTTCTCACGGTGGTCCTCGCCGTGGCGGTGCCGGCGGCCGTCGCGGCGTCACGGATGTACCGCGGGGCCCACTACCTGACCGACGTCCTCGCCGGCCTGGCCCTGGGCGCGGCCTGCGTACTCGTGGTGTTCGTAATCATCCGCCGGTTCCTCGGATCGCCGACCGGCGGTCACGGCCCGCGCCCGCCGGTGCGCTGA
- the hisC gene encoding histidinol-phosphate transaminase: MTAQLRAALDALPAYTPGRTVPGAVKLASNEMPFPPLDSVVRAIADAAAGINRYPDNGAGALTARLATRFDVDPARIAVGCGSVALCQQLVEATCVAGDEVLYPWRSFEAYPIITAVVGATSVQVPLTDEALDLDALAAAVTDRTRLIFVCSPNNPTGTVVGRAALDAFLDAVPDRVLVVLDEAYREFVDDPAAVDGIEYARGRDNVVVLRTLSKAYGLAGLRVGFAVGAPEVAATLRKIGIPFAVNALAQAAAVASLDAEDELLARCRQIVDERVRVRDALLTAGFDVPATQANFVWLPVRHRAGEFAAHCERAKVIVRPFTHPENGGVRVSIGTADQNDAFLAAALSFG, from the coding sequence ATGACCGCCCAGCTCCGTGCCGCGCTCGACGCGCTGCCCGCCTACACCCCTGGCCGCACCGTTCCCGGGGCGGTCAAACTGGCGTCGAACGAGATGCCCTTCCCCCCGCTGGACTCCGTCGTGCGGGCCATCGCCGACGCCGCTGCCGGTATCAACCGCTACCCCGACAACGGGGCCGGCGCGCTCACCGCCAGGCTCGCCACCCGCTTCGACGTCGATCCCGCCCGGATCGCCGTCGGGTGCGGATCGGTCGCCCTGTGCCAGCAGCTCGTCGAGGCGACCTGCGTGGCCGGTGACGAGGTGCTCTACCCGTGGCGGTCGTTCGAGGCGTACCCGATCATCACCGCCGTCGTCGGCGCCACCTCCGTCCAGGTGCCGCTCACCGACGAGGCGCTGGACCTCGACGCCCTGGCCGCCGCCGTCACCGACCGGACCCGGCTGATCTTCGTCTGCAGCCCCAACAACCCCACGGGGACGGTGGTCGGTCGCGCGGCGCTGGACGCCTTCCTGGACGCGGTGCCCGACCGGGTGCTCGTCGTCCTCGACGAGGCCTACCGCGAGTTCGTGGACGACCCGGCGGCGGTCGACGGCATCGAGTACGCCCGCGGGCGCGACAACGTGGTGGTGCTGCGCACCCTGTCCAAGGCCTACGGGTTGGCGGGTCTGCGCGTCGGCTTCGCCGTCGGCGCCCCGGAGGTCGCGGCCACCCTGCGCAAGATCGGCATCCCGTTCGCGGTCAACGCGCTCGCCCAGGCCGCTGCGGTCGCGTCGCTGGACGCCGAGGACGAGCTGCTGGCCCGGTGCCGGCAGATCGTCGACGAGCGCGTCCGCGTCCGCGATGCGCTGCTGACCGCGGGCTTCGACGTCCCGGCGACCCAGGCCAACTTCGTGTGGCTGCCCGTCCGGCACCGCGCAGGCGAGTTCGCCGCGCACTGCGAGCGGGCGAAGGTCATCGTCCGGCCGTTCACCCACCCGGAGAACGGCGGCGTGCGCGTCTCCATCGGCACCGCCGACCAGAACGACGCCTTCCTGGCCGCGGCGCTGAGCTTCGGCTGA
- a CDS encoding sulfite exporter TauE/SafE family protein has translation MLVLLAGIGAGTINAVVGSGTLITFPTLLAFGVPPVTATMSNAVGLVAGSVSGTWGYRRELRGQWPRLRWQIPASLIGSVLGACLLLVLPADAFETIVPVLLGLALVLVVVQPRIQAWVRRRAVLAGRELSVITTGRLTLLVVWTFIAGVYGGYFAAAQGILLVGIMGALVHNSLQEINAAKNLLSLLVNVVSAAIYTIVAFDRINWVAAGMIAVGSLIGGFIGAGVGRKLPAPVLRGAIVLLGVYAIWRIVSLE, from the coding sequence ATGCTGGTCCTGCTGGCCGGGATCGGTGCGGGCACCATCAACGCGGTGGTCGGCTCCGGCACGCTCATCACCTTCCCCACGCTGCTGGCCTTCGGCGTCCCGCCGGTCACCGCGACGATGAGCAACGCCGTCGGTCTCGTGGCGGGCAGTGTCTCCGGGACGTGGGGCTACCGCCGGGAACTGCGCGGGCAGTGGCCACGGCTGCGCTGGCAGATCCCCGCCTCACTGATCGGCTCGGTGCTGGGCGCCTGCCTGCTGCTGGTGCTGCCGGCCGACGCGTTCGAGACCATCGTCCCGGTACTGCTCGGGCTGGCCCTGGTGCTCGTCGTGGTGCAGCCACGCATCCAGGCCTGGGTGCGGCGGCGAGCGGTGCTCGCCGGGCGTGAGCTGTCGGTGATCACCACCGGCCGGTTGACCCTGCTGGTGGTGTGGACGTTCATCGCGGGGGTCTACGGCGGCTATTTCGCCGCCGCGCAGGGCATCCTGCTGGTCGGCATCATGGGCGCGCTGGTGCACAACTCGCTGCAGGAGATCAACGCCGCGAAGAACCTGCTGTCGCTGCTGGTCAACGTGGTGTCAGCGGCCATCTACACGATCGTCGCGTTCGACCGGATCAACTGGGTGGCCGCCGGGATGATCGCCGTCGGCTCGCTGATCGGCGGCTTCATCGGCGCCGGGGTGGGCCGCAAGCTGCCGGCGCCGGTGCTGCGGGGCGCCATCGTGCTGCTCGGCGTCTACGCGATCTGGCGCATCGTCAGTCTGGAGTAG
- a CDS encoding ATP-binding protein → MARTSAGPPAASETPAGTGPRRVGRLGQWWLNRSVPVKGILALSVPILALVGVSSSAFVLQLEERSERQAAVAANRIVMSSVGVLQSATDMETRVRGYAATADRSFVTGFDEDATALDDFVDRLDSAVVTDEERTAAASVRGTVLTHVAQLYVVMGEVSAGADRGQLLNPLAKSRAIMDDLRAEVGSIRSGPEATVATKRAQVNALEITILRLQITGLVVGLLTGAAGIALFSFGISRRVKGAAANAQRLGEGRRLLPMRAATDEIGRLKASIADADRLLHSRLEELATARDQALTATHTKNSFLSRTSHELRTPLNAILGFAQLLEMSDLDEEDRESAEHIHQAGRHLLALINELIDISRVESGDLQVSMEPISVARVTREVVALVGPLAAARQITIYNRITDPAVAVSADYQRLKQVLVNLVSNAIKYNRHAGEITLDHRRTADGVIELRVTDTGQGLSEADQERIWMPFERLDADRGPIEGTGIGLPLARALAEAMHGTLTVRSTVGQGSTFTVGLPVADDIVAADARSPQSQSVPPAQAGTLGRSLTVLSIEDNMANSQVLDRIFRTWTDVSLIATDNAESGLELAVDHRPDLILLDLHLPGMSGEEAFQRLRADPGTTSIPIVVLSADATPGTVRRLLARGASAYLTKPLDLPSLYQVLEDVTHRSADGPAVAVPAVRSGRP, encoded by the coding sequence ATGGCGCGAACGTCCGCCGGGCCTCCGGCTGCGTCCGAGACCCCCGCCGGGACCGGACCGCGCCGGGTGGGCCGCCTGGGGCAGTGGTGGCTGAACCGGTCGGTACCGGTGAAGGGGATCCTGGCCCTGTCGGTGCCGATCCTCGCGCTGGTGGGAGTGTCCTCGTCGGCTTTCGTCCTGCAGCTGGAGGAACGCAGCGAACGCCAGGCCGCGGTCGCCGCGAACCGGATCGTCATGTCGTCGGTCGGGGTGCTGCAGTCCGCCACCGACATGGAGACCCGGGTTCGCGGCTACGCCGCCACCGCGGACCGCTCCTTTGTGACGGGCTTCGACGAGGACGCCACCGCGCTCGACGACTTCGTGGACCGGCTGGACAGCGCGGTGGTCACCGACGAGGAGCGGACCGCGGCCGCCAGCGTCCGGGGGACCGTCCTCACCCACGTCGCCCAGCTGTACGTCGTGATGGGAGAGGTGAGCGCCGGCGCCGACCGCGGGCAGCTGCTGAACCCGCTGGCCAAGAGCCGGGCCATCATGGACGACCTGCGGGCGGAGGTCGGGTCGATCAGGAGCGGGCCGGAAGCGACCGTGGCCACCAAGCGGGCTCAGGTCAACGCCCTGGAGATCACCATCCTGCGGCTACAGATCACCGGCCTCGTGGTCGGCCTGCTCACCGGCGCGGCCGGCATCGCCCTGTTCAGCTTCGGCATCTCGCGCCGCGTCAAGGGCGCCGCGGCCAACGCCCAGCGGCTCGGCGAGGGCCGGCGGCTGCTGCCGATGCGCGCGGCCACCGACGAGATCGGGCGTCTGAAGGCCTCGATCGCCGACGCGGACCGGCTGCTGCACAGCCGACTCGAGGAGCTGGCCACCGCCCGCGACCAGGCCCTCACCGCCACGCACACCAAGAACTCGTTCCTGTCACGCACCAGCCACGAGCTGCGGACCCCGCTGAACGCCATCCTGGGTTTCGCCCAACTGCTGGAGATGTCGGACCTCGACGAGGAGGACCGCGAGAGCGCTGAGCACATCCACCAGGCCGGCCGGCATCTGCTGGCACTGATCAACGAGCTCATCGACATCTCCCGCGTCGAATCGGGAGACCTGCAGGTCTCGATGGAGCCGATCTCGGTGGCCCGGGTGACCCGTGAGGTCGTCGCTCTCGTCGGGCCGCTCGCCGCGGCCCGCCAGATCACCATCTACAACCGCATCACCGACCCGGCCGTCGCCGTGTCCGCGGACTACCAGCGCCTCAAGCAGGTGCTGGTCAACCTGGTCTCCAACGCGATCAAGTACAACCGGCACGCCGGCGAGATCACGCTCGACCACCGGCGCACCGCCGACGGTGTCATCGAGCTGCGGGTGACCGACACCGGGCAGGGCCTGAGCGAGGCCGACCAGGAACGCATCTGGATGCCGTTCGAGCGGCTGGACGCCGACCGCGGGCCCATCGAGGGCACCGGCATCGGACTGCCGCTGGCCCGGGCGCTCGCCGAGGCCATGCACGGCACCCTGACCGTCCGCAGCACCGTCGGCCAGGGCTCCACCTTCACCGTCGGGCTGCCGGTCGCCGACGACATCGTCGCCGCCGACGCCCGCAGCCCGCAGTCGCAGTCCGTTCCGCCCGCCCAGGCCGGCACGCTCGGCCGATCCCTGACCGTGCTGTCCATCGAGGACAACATGGCCAACAGTCAGGTCCTGGACCGCATCTTCCGCACCTGGACCGATGTCTCGTTGATCGCCACCGACAACGCCGAGAGCGGACTCGAACTGGCCGTCGACCACCGGCCGGACCTCATCCTGCTCGATCTGCATCTGCCCGGCATGAGCGGTGAGGAGGCGTTCCAGCGGTTGCGCGCCGACCCGGGCACCACCTCCATCCCGATCGTCGTGCTGTCCGCCGACGCCACCCCGGGCACCGTCCGGCGGCTGCTGGCCCGGGGCGCGTCCGCCTACCTCACCAAGCCGCTGGACCTCCCGTCGCTGTACCAGGTCCTGGAGGACGTCACCCACCGCAGCGCCGACGGGCCGGCCGTCGCCGTACCGGCCGTCCGGTCGGGACGACCGTGA
- a CDS encoding response regulator — protein sequence MTVPHQRAVLYVEDNPVNVRLVQKILRLRPHITLTVVGTGEEGLAAARAERPDLVLLDWRLPGIQGADVLRELTTDPATAGLAVVVFSGDSGRDQVTSILRSGAAAFLPKPFAIDDLLAVVDRHCG from the coding sequence GTGACCGTTCCGCACCAGCGCGCCGTGCTGTACGTCGAGGACAACCCGGTCAACGTCCGGCTGGTGCAGAAGATCCTCCGGCTGCGACCGCACATCACCCTGACCGTGGTCGGCACCGGCGAGGAGGGGCTCGCCGCCGCCCGCGCCGAGCGACCCGACCTGGTGCTGCTGGACTGGCGGCTGCCGGGCATCCAGGGCGCCGACGTGCTGCGCGAGCTGACCACCGACCCCGCCACCGCCGGCCTCGCGGTCGTGGTGTTCAGCGGCGACTCGGGACGCGACCAGGTCACCAGCATCCTGCGGTCCGGGGCGGCGGCGTTCCTGCCCAAGCCCTTCGCCATCGACGACCTGCTGGCCGTGGTCGACCGGCACTGCGGCTGA